The segment CTGCCAGCGCTTCCCATCCAATACGGTGACTTCGCCGCATGGCAGCGCGATTATCTTGCAGGCCCGGCGCTTGAGCGGTCTCTGGCGTTCTGGACAGATCATCTGGAAGCACCGCTTCCCGCCACGCAATTGCCGGGGGATTTCACCCGGCCACCTGTTCAGGCCAATGCCGGAGCCTTGCATTCCATCGCCTTCGATGCTGGCACCACGGCCCGGCTGAAAGCGCTTGCGAAAGCAGAAGGTGCCACCCTCTTCGCCACGCTGTTTACGGCCTTCAACACGCTCGTCTATCGCTATACCGAGCAAAGGGATCTGGTGATTGGCACACCCGTCGCCAACCGTCGTCACCGGGAAACGGAAGGGTTGATTGGCCTGTTTGTCAATCCGCTGCCGGTCCGCTCACGGCTTACGCCCGCAGCGAGCTTCCGCGAGACGTTGCGCCAAAGCCAAGCGACCCTCTGGTCGGTGCTTGACCATCAAGACCTGCCTTTTGAGCAATTGGTGGAAGCACTGAAGCCGGAGCGCGACCCCAGCGTCCATCCACTTTTCCAGCTGAAATTTCAGCTTGATACTCAGCCTTCGCAGAGGGTCGGACTTTCGGGCCTCACGTTGACCCGCCTGCCACGGCGCGACGGTGTTGCGAAACTCGATCTCAGCCTCAACCTGATCGATGCCGGAAGCACCATCCATGGCACTTTCGAATATGACACAGCGCTTTTCCGCCCTGAGACAATCGCGTCTCTTGCCGCCCATTTCGGTGTGCTGATCGAGGCGATTGCCATTGAGCCGGACACGGCCCTCGCTGTTCTCCCCTTGCTGGGAACCGAGGAGCGTCAGCGCCAGATCGTCGGCTGGAATGCAACGGCAGCACCCTTTGATGAGAAGGCCTTTTTCCACACGATCTTCGAGGCTCATGCGGCCAGCACACCAGACGCGATTGCGCTTGTTCATGTCATCGACGGCAAGCGACACACTCTGACCTATGACGACCTCAACCGACGCGCCAACCAGATCGCACACCACTTGCGCGGTCTGGGCGCCGGTCCAGAGACCATTGTTGCCATCGCGCTTGAGCGTGGCTTCGATATGATTGCCGCCTGGCTCGGCGTGCTCAAGTCTGGTGCTGCCTATCTGCCGCTTGATCCGGCCTATCCGCCGGAACGCCTCGCCATGATGCTCTCAGATTCGCAAGCCCGTTTGGTTTTGACCGAGAGCCGCCGGACATTGCCGGAGACGGTGACCCGCATTGATCTTGACACCGATTGGCCACGGGATGCGGCGACGGACAATCCTGATCTCATCAACAGGCCCGATCACCTTGCCTATATCATCTACACTTCGGGATCGACCGGGCGGCCAAAAGGCGTGCTTGTCGAGCACAGGGGCCTCGTCAACCTCACGCAACACAAAATCAGAGTCAGTGGGGTGAAGCCGGGCGATTGTGTGCTCCAATTTTTCTCCTTCTCGTTTGATGCCTCGATTCCAGAACTCGTCATGGCACTCGGCGCGGGCGCGTCGCTGCTGCTGCTGCCCGCCAGCGAGCTTTTGCCCGGACCAGCACTTGCCGAACACATGAAAAGGCAAGCCGTAACGCATGTGACAATGACACCCTCTGCGCTCATTGCGCTGCCAGTTGACGACTATGCAGCACTGCGCATGGTGCTGACCGGAGGCGAAGCCCCGACGCCCGAATTGATCGAACGTTGGGGAACGGGGCGGCTGTTCATCAATGCCTATGGCCCGACGGAAACCACGGTCAATGCAAGCATGGTTCCTTGCGGCAACGGTCATTCTAATGATGCGACCTTGCTGCCTGCTGCCAACAAGCAACTCTATGTGCTCGACGCCAATCTAGAGCCGGTTCCAGTCGGTCAACCGGGTGAGCTCCATATCGGCGGGCTTGGCATCGCCCGGGGCTATCACGGTCGCCCGGCATTGACAGCCGAGCGCTTCGTGCCCGATCCATTTTCGCCAACAGGCGGCGTGCTCTATCGAACAGGCGACCGCGCCTGCCAACTGGCGGATGGCCGCATCCGGGTGCTTGGCCGCCTTGACGATCAGGTGAAAATCCGTGGCTATCGCATTGAGCCGGGTGAAATCGAAGCCATGGTGCTGGCGCATCCCACTATGGCTGCTGCGGCAGTGGCAATCCACGAGATTGATGGTGAAAAGCGCGTCATTGCCTACGGCGTCGCCAAGGATGCAACCACCATCACCGCGCTGGACATGAAGACATTCCTCGCCGCACATCTGCCCCGATACCTTGTGCCGGACGCCTTTGTCTGGCTTGATCGCTTGCCACTCACCGTCAATGGAAAGATCGACACCAGAGCACTTCCGCTTCCAGATCTGTCGCCACAGGTGGGTCGTCCGCCGGAAGGAGAGACGGAAAAAGCAATTGCTGCGATTTTTGCGCAAATCCTCGGGTGCGCGCCTGTTTCGGCCACCGATGATTTCTTCGCAATCGGCGGACACTCGCTGCTGGCCACGCAGTTATCGGCGCTTGCCAAATCGGCGTTCGGCCTCGACATCGCCATTATCGATCTCTTCGAGG is part of the Agrobacterium vitis genome and harbors:
- a CDS encoding non-ribosomal peptide synthetase, with the translated sequence MTALETVEALLSRLSKKGIRITCVDGRLRLSGSESVLTQDITDAIRTRKTEIIANLSLDVAYQDATHSETIPARHADTPPLSFAQQRLWFVEQMMPEAGLHHISLAVEAHGRIDLSALQAALQAVAERHAILRTRINMRDGMPSQRIIADSDIPLQLIDRQGDMPDEAELDRIRQEEARRPFDLAFEPPLRLTAIRLGSERTLLLLTLHHIAGDGWSMDVLLGDLSVIYQAKVSGVELDLPALPIQYGDFAAWQRDYLAGPALERSLAFWTDHLEAPLPATQLPGDFTRPPVQANAGALHSIAFDAGTTARLKALAKAEGATLFATLFTAFNTLVYRYTEQRDLVIGTPVANRRHRETEGLIGLFVNPLPVRSRLTPAASFRETLRQSQATLWSVLDHQDLPFEQLVEALKPERDPSVHPLFQLKFQLDTQPSQRVGLSGLTLTRLPRRDGVAKLDLSLNLIDAGSTIHGTFEYDTALFRPETIASLAAHFGVLIEAIAIEPDTALAVLPLLGTEERQRQIVGWNATAAPFDEKAFFHTIFEAHAASTPDAIALVHVIDGKRHTLTYDDLNRRANQIAHHLRGLGAGPETIVAIALERGFDMIAAWLGVLKSGAAYLPLDPAYPPERLAMMLSDSQARLVLTESRRTLPETVTRIDLDTDWPRDAATDNPDLINRPDHLAYIIYTSGSTGRPKGVLVEHRGLVNLTQHKIRVSGVKPGDCVLQFFSFSFDASIPELVMALGAGASLLLLPASELLPGPALAEHMKRQAVTHVTMTPSALIALPVDDYAALRMVLTGGEAPTPELIERWGTGRLFINAYGPTETTVNASMVPCGNGHSNDATLLPAANKQLYVLDANLEPVPVGQPGELHIGGLGIARGYHGRPALTAERFVPDPFSPTGGVLYRTGDRACQLADGRIRVLGRLDDQVKIRGYRIEPGEIEAMVLAHPTMAAAAVAIHEIDGEKRVIAYGVAKDATTITALDMKTFLAAHLPRYLVPDAFVWLDRLPLTVNGKIDTRALPLPDLSPQVGRPPEGETEKAIAAIFAQILGCAPVSATDDFFAIGGHSLLATQLSALAKSAFGLDIAIIDLFEAPTVEALAARVSNRNQSLMTEEEMCRADTELDTAIRIPARIVSTHPLNHVFLTGATGFLGAYLLSELLKDTSRTVSCLVRGVTGADRLRQSLQSYGLWRDEFAERIRALPGDLSQQRFGLSDATYTALVESVDAIIHNGAEVHHLHPYERLRAPNIGGTVEAIRLAAAGRGRPLHLVSSLSALTRRGAGEAIAESATIRDFPLPAGGYNQTKWVAEHLVEAAKERGLPVTIYRPGAISGDSRTGTFNKADILCRLMQGYLRSGLAPEGDTPLEMLPVDTVAQAIIALADRPSSLSQTFHLVHSSPVSSALLFEAAAAEGLHLRRIPRLEWRTELDRIAREETDHPLYPLMGLFEQRPASSSQGAIRTVERSETHRALAAVSIVEPALDLRLFRSYLRAFIRNGALNPSKENEQRYA